One Prosthecobacter dejongeii DNA window includes the following coding sequences:
- a CDS encoding metallophosphoesterase, with the protein MTSRRSFFQQGTLCLAGLGSSSMLAAEPEAKPLLRIGLMTDLHYADKAPTKTRFYREALAKLDEAVAFMNREKPAAVVELGDFIDQAPTVDQELEWLKTMEQHYARLAMPRHYVLGNHCVTTLTKAEFAAHTGAALSGYSSFEQNGIRFILLDACFREDGTAYGRNNAHWQDCNIPAQELSWLQDELARSPGPVIILAHQRLDLDKAHAVKNAAEVRAILEKSKKVLAVFQGHSHKNDLQEINGIPYCTLVAMIEGTGIESSGYTMLDVLPDSSLRLHGFRRQTSRSLKSTAL; encoded by the coding sequence ATGACTAGCCGCCGATCCTTCTTTCAGCAGGGCACGCTCTGCCTCGCCGGTCTGGGTTCGTCCTCAATGCTCGCCGCTGAGCCTGAGGCAAAACCGCTCTTGCGCATCGGCCTCATGACCGATCTCCATTACGCCGACAAAGCCCCTACCAAGACCCGCTTCTATCGCGAAGCACTCGCCAAACTGGATGAGGCCGTCGCCTTCATGAACCGGGAAAAGCCCGCCGCTGTGGTGGAACTGGGCGACTTCATTGATCAGGCCCCGACGGTGGACCAGGAACTGGAATGGCTGAAGACCATGGAGCAGCATTATGCCCGCCTGGCCATGCCGCGGCACTATGTGTTAGGCAATCACTGCGTCACCACCCTCACCAAGGCAGAATTCGCTGCGCACACGGGGGCCGCCCTATCCGGCTACAGCTCCTTTGAGCAGAATGGCATCCGCTTCATCCTGCTGGACGCCTGCTTCCGCGAAGATGGCACTGCCTATGGCCGCAACAACGCCCACTGGCAGGACTGCAACATCCCCGCCCAGGAACTCTCCTGGCTGCAGGATGAACTCGCCCGCTCCCCCGGCCCCGTCATCATCCTGGCCCATCAGCGGCTGGATCTAGACAAAGCCCATGCCGTGAAAAACGCCGCCGAAGTGCGAGCCATCCTCGAAAAGTCAAAGAAGGTCCTCGCCGTCTTCCAGGGCCACTCGCACAAAAACGACCTCCAGGAAATCAACGGCATCCCCTACTGCACCCTCGTCGCTATGATCGAGGGTACTGGCATCGAAAGCAGCGGTTACACGATGCTCGATGTCCTGCCCGATAGCTCCCTGCGCCTGCACGGCTTCCGTCGCCAGACCAGCCGCAGTCTGAAGTCCACCGCTCTCTGA
- a CDS encoding IS5 family transposase, with the protein MAAKTVKPKPPYPTDVSDEEWQFCRPYLELMTEDAPQREHPLRDLFNAVRYVARAGCPWRMLPHDLPPWAAVYQQWQRWIKAGCMEAMAHDLRVLLRMLSQKNAQPSAVILDGRTMQSTPESGARAGYDGHKRRKGSKVHIAVDTLGHLLALKITAANEQERAQVGELAQKLQEVTGEKVELAYVDQGYTGETAAEAAQTEGIRLEVVKLQEAKKGFVLLPRRWVVERSFAWSARFRRLARDYERLTTSLEGIHWLAFATLMLNSLFKSS; encoded by the coding sequence ATGGCCGCCAAGACCGTGAAACCCAAGCCTCCTTATCCAACGGATGTCAGTGATGAAGAATGGCAGTTCTGCCGCCCTTATCTTGAACTCATGACCGAGGATGCCCCTCAGCGTGAGCACCCGTTGCGCGATTTGTTCAATGCCGTGCGTTACGTCGCCCGGGCTGGCTGCCCCTGGAGAATGCTTCCTCATGACCTGCCGCCCTGGGCCGCTGTTTACCAGCAATGGCAGCGCTGGATCAAGGCCGGGTGCATGGAGGCCATGGCCCATGATCTGCGCGTGCTTTTGCGGATGCTCTCCCAGAAGAACGCCCAGCCCAGCGCTGTCATCCTGGACGGCCGCACCATGCAGTCCACGCCTGAAAGCGGAGCCCGTGCCGGGTATGACGGCCATAAGAGGCGCAAAGGTTCCAAGGTCCATATCGCGGTGGATACTCTGGGCCATCTGCTCGCCTTGAAGATTACAGCGGCCAATGAACAGGAGAGGGCGCAAGTTGGAGAACTGGCGCAGAAGCTTCAGGAGGTAACTGGAGAAAAGGTTGAACTGGCCTATGTGGACCAAGGCTACACGGGAGAAACAGCCGCCGAAGCGGCGCAAACCGAAGGCATCCGCTTGGAGGTGGTGAAACTGCAGGAGGCCAAGAAGGGCTTTGTGCTGCTGCCGAGGCGCTGGGTGGTGGAACGCTCCTTTGCGTGGTCGGCCCGGTTCCGGCGTCTGGCCAGGGACTATGAACGGTTAACCACTTCCCTGGAGGGCATCCATTGGCTGGCCTTTGCTACCTTGATGTTGAACTCCCTCTTTAAAAGTTCATAA
- the dnaA gene encoding chromosomal replication initiator protein DnaA, with protein sequence METDHEDSPNPLSISTEGPEGQDLFHLQPTAWDQICGILLKKLGHDNFQRCFSGTTARIADGHRFIVNVPNPIHQLWIESNFAGILADAAAEVLGTAARIEYSIANELQPIFPATAKQELKAARVINTRADSDRPLASPHVTAEANGTRSFAEAGLNLKFNFDNFVVGSNCSYSAAVARAVAEKPGRIYNPLFFYGATGLGKTHLMQAIGQEVLMRKKKAIVRYVTSEQFTNEFVEAIKKQSFTQFRQKYRKVDVLLIDDVHFFEGKDSTQEEFFHTFNELFNNAKQIVLASDRPPSDIKNLESRLVSRFEWGLTTQIQTPDFETRVAILRRKMSDFNVQLDPWILEFIAQRVRTNVRKLEGALMRVAAHFSLEGVMQNEAALAAFLHDVIDEEPTKSITVDRVQRAVANQYDLRVSDLTGPRRPKNIAEARQVAMYLTRHMVKLPLIQIGEEFGGRDHGTVIHACKVITQRMSETHDFRAMVDRLSSKLLEA encoded by the coding sequence ATGGAGACCGATCATGAAGACAGCCCCAATCCCCTCTCCATCTCAACTGAAGGCCCTGAAGGACAAGACCTCTTCCATCTCCAGCCGACCGCTTGGGATCAAATCTGTGGCATCTTGCTGAAGAAACTGGGCCACGATAACTTTCAGCGCTGTTTTTCAGGAACCACGGCGCGCATTGCCGATGGTCATCGTTTCATCGTCAATGTGCCGAACCCGATCCATCAACTTTGGATCGAAAGTAACTTCGCGGGCATCTTGGCCGATGCAGCGGCTGAAGTGCTAGGCACCGCTGCGCGTATCGAATACAGCATTGCCAACGAATTGCAGCCCATCTTCCCCGCCACAGCCAAGCAGGAGTTAAAGGCAGCACGCGTTATCAACACTCGTGCTGATTCAGACCGTCCGCTAGCCAGCCCTCATGTCACTGCTGAGGCCAATGGCACGCGCTCCTTTGCCGAAGCGGGGCTGAACCTGAAGTTTAATTTCGATAACTTTGTTGTTGGGTCCAACTGTAGCTACTCCGCCGCAGTCGCACGTGCCGTGGCAGAAAAGCCAGGCCGCATTTACAATCCCCTCTTCTTCTACGGTGCGACTGGTCTGGGCAAGACCCACCTCATGCAAGCCATCGGCCAGGAAGTGCTGATGCGCAAAAAAAAGGCCATCGTCCGCTATGTGACCTCCGAGCAATTCACCAACGAGTTCGTCGAGGCCATCAAAAAGCAGAGCTTCACGCAGTTCCGCCAGAAGTACCGCAAGGTGGATGTGCTGCTGATTGACGATGTCCACTTTTTTGAAGGCAAAGACAGCACCCAGGAGGAGTTCTTCCACACGTTCAATGAGCTCTTCAACAACGCCAAGCAGATCGTCCTCGCCAGCGACCGTCCACCGAGCGACATCAAGAACCTAGAAAGCCGCCTTGTCTCCCGTTTCGAATGGGGTCTCACCACCCAGATCCAGACGCCGGACTTCGAAACCCGCGTGGCCATCCTGCGCCGCAAGATGAGCGATTTCAATGTCCAGCTTGACCCCTGGATCCTCGAGTTCATCGCCCAGCGCGTACGCACCAACGTCCGCAAGCTGGAAGGTGCCCTCATGCGTGTGGCCGCCCACTTTTCCCTCGAAGGCGTGATGCAGAACGAAGCCGCACTAGCCGCCTTCCTGCACGACGTCATCGATGAGGAACCCACCAAGTCCATCACTGTGGACCGCGTGCAGCGCGCCGTGGCTAATCAGTATGACCTTCGCGTCAGTGACCTCACCGGCCCTCGCCGCCCCAAGAACATCGCCGAAGCCCGCCAAGTGGCCATGTACCTCACCCGTCACATGGTGAAACTGCCCCTCATCCAGATCGGCGAAGAGTTCGGCGGTCGCGACCACGGCACCGTCATCCATGCCTGTAAAGTCATCACCCAGCGCATGAGTGAAACCCATGACTTCCGTGCCATGGTGGACCGCCTCAGCTCCAAGCTGCTGGAGGCATGA
- a CDS encoding MDR family NADPH-dependent oxidoreductase: protein MSFCLSFPTTGNPAEVLEVVERPLLPLTGHEIRVHMRYAPVNPADLNFIEGNYGRAAHPPAIPGHEGCGEIMAIGPDVTSLEVGDLVIPLLGAGCWAQHMTADEQFFAKLPPGIDRVQASMLRVNPVTAWHLLKKHVSLEEGEWVMQNAGNSGVGRALIQVAKSLGIKTVSFVRREELIPELKALGADAVFLDDENGFAAAKELLQGHELKLAANAVGGDSAIRLMDLLSPEGTLVTYGAMSRRSLKVPNKFLIFKNLHLEGLWITRWFEKASTAELYEVLEPLVKMILHGELVTAVDEVIPMAEHRRAMQRAQEGGRAGKVILDLA, encoded by the coding sequence ATGTCCTTCTGCCTGTCCTTCCCTACCACTGGCAATCCCGCCGAAGTCCTTGAAGTCGTCGAGCGTCCGCTGCTGCCTCTTACGGGGCATGAGATCCGCGTGCATATGCGTTACGCGCCCGTCAATCCGGCCGATCTCAACTTCATCGAAGGCAACTACGGCCGTGCAGCCCATCCTCCCGCCATCCCTGGCCATGAAGGCTGTGGTGAAATCATGGCCATCGGCCCAGACGTGACCTCGTTGGAAGTGGGAGATCTTGTCATTCCGCTACTAGGCGCAGGCTGTTGGGCACAGCACATGACGGCGGACGAGCAGTTTTTCGCCAAGCTCCCCCCCGGCATTGATCGTGTGCAGGCTTCCATGCTTCGCGTCAATCCTGTCACAGCATGGCACCTTCTCAAAAAGCATGTCAGCCTTGAAGAAGGCGAATGGGTGATGCAAAACGCAGGCAATTCCGGTGTGGGCCGCGCGCTTATTCAAGTGGCCAAAAGTCTCGGCATCAAAACCGTGAGCTTCGTGCGCCGCGAGGAGCTCATTCCTGAATTGAAAGCCTTGGGAGCGGATGCTGTTTTTCTGGATGATGAAAACGGATTTGCAGCAGCAAAAGAGCTTCTCCAAGGACATGAATTAAAGCTTGCCGCCAATGCAGTGGGGGGGGACAGCGCCATCCGCCTCATGGATCTACTTTCCCCAGAAGGCACCCTCGTCACTTACGGGGCCATGAGCCGCCGCAGCCTGAAAGTGCCTAACAAATTTTTGATCTTCAAGAACCTTCACTTAGAGGGATTATGGATCACACGTTGGTTTGAAAAGGCCAGCACGGCTGAGCTTTATGAAGTCCTCGAACCGCTAGTCAAAATGATCCTCCATGGTGAACTCGTCACAGCCGTGGATGAAGTCATCCCTATGGCCGAACACCGCCGTGCCATGCAACGCGCCCAAGAAGGCGGCCGCGCCGGCAAGGTCATCCTCGACCTAGCGTGA
- a CDS encoding nitrilase-related carbon-nitrogen hydrolase — MTLDILTFDPGFACDSPTAYANEVVRVVEQSWESGADMVLLPEFTWMGLETFVTRTPEDPTIYHALSRLFWQTLLPTLRVRLDRPGKAAVLGTVPFVDGETHRLFNRAPIFVGGQLSHQDKLHLTPWEKVFSPGGILYLWEFQSFRIAVVICLDIEIPEISARLRGDGVDLILCPSATESILGVERVDRCASARAIELGCHVAVCHLTGKAESELIDVNVGRLAFYSPSQAAFRQVPRWIETEVFTEGQHQLRVSLEKRALEVMRRMQVETNPSHLGKDLAGHFIIHQVES, encoded by the coding sequence ATGACTCTCGATATCCTCACTTTTGACCCCGGCTTTGCGTGTGATAGCCCGACCGCTTATGCAAATGAGGTGGTGCGTGTGGTGGAGCAGTCCTGGGAAAGTGGCGCAGACATGGTGCTGCTGCCTGAGTTTACCTGGATGGGCTTGGAAACCTTCGTGACCCGGACACCCGAAGATCCCACGATTTATCATGCACTTTCCCGACTTTTTTGGCAGACGTTGCTCCCTACGCTGCGAGTGCGTTTGGACCGGCCAGGAAAAGCGGCGGTCCTGGGAACCGTGCCTTTTGTGGATGGTGAGACGCACCGTCTCTTTAACCGGGCCCCCATCTTCGTGGGAGGTCAACTGAGTCATCAGGATAAGCTGCACCTCACGCCGTGGGAGAAAGTATTCAGCCCAGGCGGCATCCTTTATCTTTGGGAATTTCAGAGCTTCCGCATCGCCGTCGTCATCTGTCTAGACATTGAAATTCCAGAGATCTCCGCCCGGCTGCGAGGAGACGGCGTGGACCTCATTCTTTGCCCCAGTGCGACGGAAAGTATCCTGGGCGTGGAACGTGTGGACCGCTGCGCTTCGGCCCGTGCCATCGAGCTGGGCTGCCATGTCGCTGTATGTCATCTCACCGGAAAAGCGGAATCCGAATTGATTGATGTCAATGTGGGGCGCCTGGCTTTTTACTCGCCCTCTCAAGCTGCCTTTCGGCAGGTTCCACGCTGGATCGAAACCGAGGTTTTCACCGAAGGTCAGCATCAACTTCGAGTGAGTTTGGAAAAAAGAGCCCTCGAAGTGATGCGACGAATGCAGGTGGAGACGAATCCTTCCCACCTTGGCAAAGATTTGGCTGGTCATTTTATCATCCATCAGGTCGAATCCTGA
- a CDS encoding GNAT family N-acetyltransferase has translation MLRLLNVQGKQIEPYVDALGALRITVFRDYPYLYDGSLEYERDYLKVYTEGERSLAVLAFHGDAVVGATTCMPMADEGPEFQAPFLQAGHDISQICYLGESILLPQYRGRGIGRQFFKHRENHALSLGLNQAAFCAVDRPPDHPSRPDNYRPLDEFWKARGYQKQPHLQALFRWKEVNEVEESAKTLTFWTKELK, from the coding sequence ATGCTGCGTCTTCTCAATGTTCAGGGAAAGCAGATTGAGCCCTATGTGGATGCACTTGGGGCCCTGCGGATCACCGTTTTCAGGGACTATCCTTATCTGTATGATGGCAGCCTGGAATATGAACGGGATTACCTCAAAGTGTACACTGAGGGGGAGCGCAGCCTGGCCGTTTTAGCGTTTCATGGAGATGCCGTGGTGGGGGCTACCACCTGCATGCCGATGGCCGATGAGGGCCCAGAATTTCAGGCTCCATTCCTCCAAGCAGGGCACGACATCTCCCAGATCTGCTATTTGGGAGAGTCCATTCTGCTACCGCAATATCGAGGGCGAGGCATTGGCAGGCAGTTTTTCAAACATCGTGAAAACCATGCTCTATCGCTTGGACTGAACCAAGCCGCTTTCTGTGCGGTTGATCGGCCACCGGATCATCCTTCGCGGCCAGATAACTATCGGCCCCTGGATGAGTTTTGGAAGGCACGTGGCTACCAAAAGCAACCTCACTTACAGGCCCTTTTTCGCTGGAAGGAAGTGAATGAAGTGGAGGAGTCGGCCAAAACGCTCACCTTCTGGACCAAAGAACTGAAGTAG
- a CDS encoding prolyl oligopeptidase family serine peptidase gives MPRVCLLALFITALGHAADPLWESIAPSFQPPAEFAGVYGDYASPLKFKDGREVKTTADWVQRRQEILTTWHGLMGEWPPLVEKPQLDILESQHRDNFTQHRIRLQIATQQTGEGYLLIPDGKGPFPAVFVPFYDPETSIGYSDKPLRDFAYQLTKRGFVTLSIGSPGGDARKPVLTAGAKCQPLSYLGYVSANAWTALSQRPEVDAKRIGIMGHSYGGKWAMFGACLWDRYACGVWSDPGIVFDETRQSINYQEPWYLGLDPTLTRKTGLIRPDSPRTGAYKALIEKGHDLIEFQALMAPRPFLVSGGAEDPPKRWVPLNHLIQLNTLLGYKKRIAMTNRPDHSPTPESNEHLYRFLEWALKAPH, from the coding sequence ATGCCTCGCGTTTGTCTCCTCGCCCTTTTCATAACCGCCCTCGGTCATGCCGCTGATCCCTTGTGGGAATCCATCGCCCCCAGCTTCCAGCCTCCGGCTGAGTTCGCTGGTGTCTATGGCGACTATGCCAGCCCACTGAAATTCAAAGATGGCCGTGAGGTGAAAACAACTGCGGATTGGGTCCAGCGCCGCCAGGAGATTCTTACCACTTGGCACGGCCTCATGGGCGAATGGCCACCGCTCGTCGAAAAGCCTCAGCTCGACATCCTGGAGAGCCAACATCGCGACAACTTTACCCAGCACCGCATCCGCTTACAGATCGCTACGCAGCAGACCGGTGAAGGGTATCTTCTTATCCCCGATGGTAAAGGCCCCTTCCCCGCCGTCTTTGTGCCTTTTTATGATCCTGAGACCAGCATCGGCTATTCAGACAAGCCTCTGCGTGACTTTGCCTACCAACTCACCAAGCGCGGGTTTGTGACACTTTCTATCGGCTCTCCTGGGGGGGATGCCCGCAAGCCTGTGCTCACAGCCGGGGCGAAATGCCAACCGCTAAGTTACCTGGGCTATGTCTCCGCCAATGCCTGGACCGCTCTTTCACAAAGGCCCGAAGTGGATGCCAAACGCATCGGCATCATGGGCCACTCTTATGGCGGCAAGTGGGCCATGTTTGGTGCCTGCCTGTGGGACAGGTATGCCTGCGGCGTGTGGTCAGATCCCGGCATCGTTTTTGATGAAACCCGCCAGAGCATCAACTACCAGGAACCTTGGTATCTGGGACTAGATCCCACGCTGACGCGTAAGACCGGACTCATCCGCCCAGACAGCCCGCGCACCGGTGCCTACAAGGCACTCATCGAAAAAGGCCACGACCTCATTGAATTCCAGGCCCTCATGGCCCCGCGGCCCTTTCTTGTATCGGGCGGTGCGGAGGACCCGCCGAAACGCTGGGTGCCACTGAACCATCTCATTCAGTTGAATACTTTGTTAGGCTATAAAAAACGCATAGCAATGACTAACCGGCCCGACCACTCCCCCACGCCCGAGTCCAACGAGCACCTCTACCGCTTCCTTGAGTGGGCACTGAAGGCCCCGCATTAA
- the mscL gene encoding large conductance mechanosensitive channel protein MscL, which yields MSIVNEFKEFVMRGSIVDLAVGVVIGGAFGKLVDGVVKGVIGPVVEMVKGNDAWPSFVQGVWDLGNGVLNFLLLAAVVFFIFVKPINKIRALRAKPVEPAGPPPVPEDVQLLKEIRDLLKAR from the coding sequence ATGAGCATCGTCAATGAATTCAAAGAGTTTGTCATGCGCGGCAGCATTGTGGATCTCGCCGTGGGCGTGGTCATCGGTGGTGCCTTTGGCAAGCTGGTAGATGGCGTCGTGAAAGGCGTCATCGGTCCCGTCGTTGAAATGGTCAAAGGCAACGACGCCTGGCCTTCCTTCGTCCAAGGAGTCTGGGACCTGGGCAATGGCGTGCTGAACTTTTTGCTCTTGGCCGCTGTGGTCTTTTTCATCTTTGTAAAACCGATCAACAAGATCCGCGCCCTGCGCGCTAAGCCAGTCGAACCCGCCGGCCCGCCACCGGTCCCGGAAGATGTGCAATTGCTCAAAGAGATCCGTGATCTCCTCAAGGCACGCTGA
- a CDS encoding phytoene/squalene synthase family protein produces MTDPNLSSSEIAKRAKSNLAMALGCLPEERRRDMISFYAFCRVVDDIADSTVLSEEEKEKELAHWRRCVSEGQAPGHPVLDEVVPLPRKYGFPRAWLAEIVDGVASDILHVRYETYEELLAYCYKVASVVGLVSAEIFGSTHPQSREYAVQLGYALQLTNIIRDVGQDARETGRIYLPLEDLKRFGLTEIDILHERHDSRFIQLMDFEYKRAREMYDAAAKLLPTVDRDALLPARMMGQVYFEILEKLHRERYPVFEKRCRLHPLRKIWILLTFMGRSWLARWRRKGTA; encoded by the coding sequence ATGACTGATCCCAACCTTTCCTCATCTGAAATCGCCAAACGGGCGAAGTCGAATCTGGCTATGGCCCTGGGCTGCTTGCCTGAGGAACGCAGGCGGGACATGATCTCCTTTTATGCGTTCTGCCGCGTGGTGGATGACATCGCGGATAGCACCGTCCTGAGCGAAGAAGAAAAGGAAAAGGAGCTGGCCCACTGGCGGCGCTGTGTGAGTGAAGGCCAGGCCCCTGGACATCCTGTGCTGGATGAAGTGGTGCCGCTGCCTCGCAAATATGGATTCCCTCGAGCTTGGCTGGCGGAGATCGTGGATGGAGTCGCCAGTGACATCCTCCATGTGCGCTATGAGACGTATGAGGAGCTCTTGGCTTACTGCTACAAAGTGGCCTCAGTGGTCGGGCTGGTGAGTGCTGAAATCTTTGGCAGCACACATCCACAATCCCGTGAGTATGCGGTGCAATTGGGCTATGCCCTCCAACTGACCAACATCATTCGCGATGTCGGCCAGGATGCTCGTGAGACGGGCCGCATCTATTTGCCCCTTGAGGACCTCAAACGTTTTGGTCTGACGGAGATAGACATTCTCCATGAGCGTCATGATTCCCGCTTCATTCAGCTCATGGACTTCGAATACAAGCGCGCACGTGAGATGTATGATGCGGCTGCTAAGCTGCTTCCCACGGTGGATCGCGATGCGCTTTTGCCTGCGCGCATGATGGGGCAGGTGTATTTTGAAATCTTAGAGAAGTTGCATCGCGAGCGATACCCCGTTTTTGAAAAACGCTGTCGTCTCCACCCTCTGCGTAAAATCTGGATTCTATTGACCTTCATGGGTCGCTCTTGGTTGGCACGCTGGCGGAGAAAAGGAACAGCTTGA
- a CDS encoding toll/interleukin-1 receptor domain-containing protein, which produces MTEAHWNSLLTAITTKQVIPVVGEGVVTIPKSLGGGVLNPWLSRTLQRSLSLEVAPDLTLNQVVCNHLMNHGNRQPLYNQVKQLLDEHAETLRPQQPLLDLASISDFSLYLSTTFDSLLLEALNQVRYGGDPKTSVSVYRPNAHIKDKDTPVLKDQIPQGRTMLSHLLGRASTKPDYALWDEDILEFILGLHRDLNTDYMGNLAYDLQDNHLLFIGLRYSDWLTRFLVRVTEQKQLSETQQNSRFLATNPDWVESSMVIFFDSLRQETKIWQVDPAAFVSELRERWEKRTGVTPKAAAMHQSASLPGKVMPLNSIFLSYAREDFDVVKHLKEQLEFYGCEEVWFDMDRLQVGENWRSALEQEVRCRCAVFVSCISRTTVGRAGELHRERFWAADTAPIFGDGATFYVPLIIDDLPIKEVRREPTALFNEKHAIRLSDDPGVFESLAKRLHEIQHQNRRQ; this is translated from the coding sequence ATGACTGAAGCCCACTGGAACAGCCTGCTTACCGCCATCACGACAAAACAGGTGATTCCTGTCGTCGGTGAGGGCGTTGTCACCATCCCAAAATCGCTTGGTGGTGGAGTTTTAAATCCGTGGTTGTCCAGAACCTTGCAGAGAAGCCTTAGCCTGGAAGTGGCACCTGACCTGACTCTGAACCAGGTCGTCTGCAACCACTTGATGAACCACGGGAACCGGCAGCCGCTCTATAACCAGGTGAAACAGTTGCTGGATGAGCACGCGGAGACACTGCGGCCACAACAGCCACTTCTTGATCTTGCTTCCATCAGTGATTTCTCCCTCTACCTGAGCACCACCTTTGACAGTCTTTTGCTCGAGGCCCTCAATCAAGTGAGGTATGGCGGCGACCCTAAAACCAGCGTTTCCGTTTACCGGCCGAATGCGCACATCAAGGACAAAGACACCCCTGTTCTTAAAGACCAGATTCCCCAGGGCAGGACAATGCTGAGCCATCTCCTGGGAAGGGCCTCCACAAAACCCGACTACGCGCTTTGGGATGAAGACATCCTCGAGTTCATTCTCGGCCTGCACCGAGATCTGAACACCGATTATATGGGCAATCTGGCGTATGATCTCCAGGACAACCATTTGCTTTTTATTGGCCTGCGCTATTCAGACTGGCTTACCCGCTTCCTGGTCCGGGTCACGGAACAAAAACAGCTTTCCGAAACCCAACAAAACAGCCGCTTCCTGGCTACCAATCCTGATTGGGTAGAATCAAGCATGGTCATATTCTTTGACTCGCTTCGTCAGGAAACCAAAATCTGGCAGGTTGATCCCGCCGCATTTGTGAGTGAACTGCGTGAACGCTGGGAGAAGCGCACGGGAGTAACTCCAAAAGCAGCGGCAATGCACCAGTCGGCTTCATTGCCCGGCAAGGTCATGCCTCTGAACTCAATCTTTTTGAGTTATGCGCGGGAAGATTTTGACGTTGTAAAACACCTCAAAGAACAGCTGGAATTTTATGGCTGTGAAGAGGTTTGGTTCGATATGGACAGACTCCAGGTCGGAGAAAACTGGCGCAGTGCCCTTGAGCAGGAAGTGCGCTGCCGTTGTGCGGTGTTTGTTTCATGCATTTCCCGCACGACTGTAGGCAGAGCCGGCGAGTTGCACCGGGAGCGTTTTTGGGCAGCAGACACCGCCCCCATCTTTGGAGACGGCGCCACGTTTTACGTCCCTCTGATTATCGATGACCTCCCCATTAAAGAAGTGCGGAGAGAACCGACAGCCCTTTTTAACGAAAAGCATGCGATCCGTCTCAGTGATGACCCGGGCGTCTTTGAATCCCTGGCGAAGCGACTGCATGAAATTCAGCATCAAAACCGCCGTCAATGA
- a CDS encoding aminotransferase class IV → MTPPQFLWLNGRIQSTEEARLSPLDHGFLVGDGVFETLVVRRGKPFAAKQHYERLVKSCEVTGLHCISEPTFHESISAVMQANGLQDARVRVTLTSGDGPLGSDRGAGEGTVLVVATPLNSWPPTEKVQLAPWTRNSRGALASVKSVSYGENVRALLYAKERGCGEALVVNESNQLCEGTGSNVFVVLEGRLLTPPLSSGCLAGITRQLVLEACAKVGIVCLEEDLPVVVLEECEEAFLTSSTRDVHPISLLNGRALQAPGSVTLAVQQAFQQMYATGA, encoded by the coding sequence ATGACTCCCCCGCAGTTCCTTTGGCTCAATGGTCGTATTCAATCCACGGAGGAGGCGCGGCTTTCTCCTTTGGACCACGGCTTCCTCGTGGGAGATGGGGTGTTTGAAACCTTGGTGGTGCGTCGTGGCAAACCTTTTGCGGCTAAGCAGCACTATGAAAGGCTAGTGAAGTCTTGTGAGGTCACAGGGCTGCACTGTATTTCAGAGCCGACGTTCCATGAAAGCATCTCCGCCGTCATGCAGGCGAATGGTCTTCAAGATGCTCGTGTGCGAGTGACTCTCACCAGTGGCGATGGTCCTCTCGGGTCGGATCGGGGGGCTGGGGAGGGGACTGTATTGGTGGTAGCCACTCCTTTGAACTCCTGGCCACCGACCGAAAAAGTCCAGCTTGCGCCCTGGACACGCAATTCACGCGGGGCACTCGCCAGTGTGAAGAGCGTCTCTTATGGTGAAAATGTTCGCGCGCTTCTTTACGCCAAAGAGCGCGGCTGTGGTGAAGCCTTGGTGGTCAATGAGTCTAACCAACTTTGCGAGGGAACCGGGTCCAATGTCTTCGTGGTCCTCGAAGGTCGCTTGTTGACCCCACCTCTTTCTTCGGGATGTCTCGCCGGGATCACCCGCCAGCTTGTGCTAGAGGCCTGTGCCAAAGTGGGGATCGTATGTCTGGAGGAGGACCTCCCTGTCGTGGTTTTGGAGGAATGTGAAGAAGCCTTTCTGACCTCCTCCACACGGGATGTCCACCCCATTTCGCTGCTCAATGGCCGTGCCTTGCAAGCTCCAGGGTCCGTCACGCTCGCTGTTCAGCAGGCATTCCAGCAGATGTACGCCACCGGGGCTTGA